In [Leptolyngbya] sp. PCC 7376, a genomic segment contains:
- a CDS encoding PEP/pyruvate-binding domain-containing protein: protein MTKIIWLQDIEEHQNEVGGKAKAIAQLLQAGFSVPNGFVVTDLSFDIELKQLVTINSTIQKEKDGVICKLRAEDKLFLEKAFHKLESNNKFVAIRSSATSEDGQLLSFAGQFKSFLNVSSQNIEDAVIEVWKSAQNKSVSSYQKAQKIQSSSQSMAILIQPMIVAELAGVAFSVDPISGQRNVVINVVEGLGDRLMSGEVTGQSYTVNRFGQVTSRSAEDAILSDEQLLRITELVRQVERYFGQPQDIEWAIADNKLYLLQARPITTLKDLPDPDGVFQLWDNSNIVESYSGVTTPLTFSFARKAYTKVYQQFCRFMGVSKPQVLQNQAIFRNMIGFIQGRIYYNLLNWYRILAMLPAAKINAHFMEQMMGVKEELPEDIIAEIQASTQPKNWREDWQARKVIFSLILNFLTLERRIKKYYQRVNEALVLRETETTPSNMNLWRVDELVAYYRSVETNLLAHWDAPLINDFFAMIFYGLLHRLTEKWCGDQTDSLHNALISAEGDVISAEPLILMRKMASELNEEDVKLLAQGNLREIKRWLQTQPNFARQYQAYLEKFGDRCLAELKLESPTLHDQPLLLFRSISQISQVAPVEKESNNQLRQDAEKKAFIALKKKPLKQIIFRWILNNTRRLIRNRENLRFERTRVFGLARRIFMQLGRQLAQVQKLNTAEDIFYLEVEEIMSFFGGTSTCQNLQGLVDLRRVEFQKYKIESAPGDRFSTKGMVYQGNQFQSIQISDFQEMTTFRQGKSCAVGRVKGQVCIVRDPQKFLQQNRQNSDYSYILVAESTDPGWILLFPHAMGLLVERGSVLSHVAIVCRELGLPMITDLSGITQWLNDGDWVEIDGSTGKIYKLETEAIADHTS from the coding sequence ATGACAAAAATTATTTGGCTACAGGATATTGAAGAGCATCAAAATGAAGTTGGTGGCAAAGCGAAGGCGATCGCCCAATTATTACAAGCTGGATTTTCTGTGCCAAATGGATTTGTCGTAACAGATCTTAGTTTTGATATTGAACTAAAACAGCTAGTCACTATAAACTCTACCATTCAAAAAGAAAAGGATGGTGTGATATGCAAGCTGCGAGCAGAAGACAAGTTATTTCTAGAAAAAGCTTTTCATAAACTTGAGTCAAATAATAAATTTGTGGCTATTCGTTCATCAGCAACTTCCGAGGATGGACAACTACTTTCTTTTGCCGGACAATTTAAAAGCTTTTTAAATGTCAGCTCTCAAAATATTGAAGATGCTGTTATTGAAGTTTGGAAATCAGCACAAAATAAATCCGTATCCAGCTATCAGAAAGCCCAAAAAATTCAGTCATCGTCTCAATCAATGGCTATTTTAATTCAGCCGATGATCGTAGCAGAATTAGCTGGTGTTGCGTTTAGTGTAGATCCAATTTCCGGGCAGCGTAATGTTGTCATTAATGTAGTGGAAGGCTTAGGCGATCGCCTCATGTCTGGGGAAGTGACTGGACAAAGCTATACCGTAAATCGATTTGGGCAAGTCACCTCACGATCTGCAGAAGACGCAATACTAAGCGATGAGCAACTTTTACGAATTACAGAGCTTGTTCGACAAGTTGAGAGATATTTTGGGCAACCGCAGGATATAGAGTGGGCGATCGCCGATAACAAGCTTTATTTATTACAGGCTCGTCCGATTACAACATTAAAAGATTTGCCAGACCCAGATGGTGTTTTTCAACTTTGGGATAACAGCAACATTGTTGAAAGTTATAGCGGAGTAACGACGCCACTGACGTTTTCTTTTGCGCGTAAAGCCTATACCAAAGTTTATCAACAGTTTTGTCGATTTATGGGTGTGTCAAAACCGCAAGTATTGCAAAATCAAGCGATCTTTCGCAATATGATTGGCTTTATTCAAGGCAGAATTTATTATAATTTGCTGAATTGGTATCGAATATTAGCAATGCTCCCAGCTGCGAAAATAAATGCTCATTTTATGGAGCAAATGATGGGAGTTAAAGAAGAATTACCTGAAGATATTATTGCTGAAATTCAAGCCTCAACACAGCCGAAAAATTGGCGAGAAGATTGGCAAGCTCGAAAAGTTATTTTTAGTTTGATTCTTAATTTTTTAACTCTGGAGCGACGAATTAAAAAGTATTATCAGCGTGTTAATGAGGCTTTAGTACTTAGAGAAACTGAAACTACTCCATCTAATATGAACCTTTGGCGAGTAGATGAATTAGTTGCTTATTATCGATCTGTTGAAACTAATTTGCTAGCTCATTGGGATGCACCATTAATTAATGACTTTTTTGCCATGATTTTTTATGGATTGTTGCATCGTTTAACCGAAAAATGGTGTGGTGATCAAACAGACTCTCTCCATAATGCTTTAATCTCGGCTGAAGGCGATGTCATTAGTGCTGAGCCTCTTATCTTAATGAGAAAGATGGCATCCGAACTAAATGAAGAAGATGTGAAACTTTTAGCTCAAGGAAATCTACGAGAAATTAAGCGATGGCTACAAACTCAACCCAATTTTGCTCGACAGTATCAAGCTTATTTAGAGAAATTTGGCGATCGCTGTCTGGCTGAATTGAAATTAGAAAGTCCGACACTACATGATCAGCCATTGCTGCTTTTTCGTTCTATTTCCCAAATATCTCAGGTTGCTCCAGTGGAAAAGGAATCAAATAATCAATTACGACAAGATGCTGAAAAAAAAGCTTTTATTGCTTTGAAAAAAAAGCCATTGAAACAAATTATTTTTCGATGGATTTTAAATAACACTCGTCGCTTAATTCGCAATCGTGAAAACCTTCGCTTTGAAAGAACTAGAGTGTTTGGATTAGCTCGTCGAATTTTTATGCAGCTTGGCCGACAGTTAGCTCAAGTCCAGAAGCTAAATACCGCAGAAGATATTTTCTACTTGGAAGTCGAAGAAATTATGAGCTTTTTTGGTGGTACTTCTACTTGCCAGAACTTACAAGGATTAGTCGATTTGCGACGAGTTGAATTCCAAAAATACAAGATAGAGTCAGCACCAGGCGATCGCTTTTCAACGAAAGGGATGGTGTACCAAGGTAATCAATTTCAGTCGATTCAAATATCTGATTTTCAAGAAATGACGACGTTTCGACAAGGCAAGAGTTGTGCTGTCGGGCGAGTCAAAGGACAAGTTTGTATCGTGCGAGATCCTCAAAAATTCTTGCAGCAAAACAGGCAAAACTCAGATTACAGCTATATTCTGGTAGCAGAGTCCACTGATCCTGGTTGGATTTTACTCTTTCCCCATGCGATGGGTTTGTTGGTGGAGCGCGGTAGTGTGCTGTCCCATGTGGCAATTGTCTGTCGTGAATTGGGACTGCCAATGATTACGGATTTGTCGGGGATTACGCAGTGGCTAAATGATGGTGATTGGGTCGAAATTGATGGCAGCACAGGTAAAATCTATAAGCTCGAAACAGAGGCGATCGCCGACCACACATCCTAA
- a CDS encoding D-alanine--D-alanine ligase family protein — translation MMKQRVGLLFGGKSGEHEVSIVSAQAIASAFQMGENPGKYDLIPFYIDKGGIWHNPEFSQGILDSGKSFDPETIDAAARWQFPDAASTVGVWFPIIHGPNGEDGTLQGLLTLMEKPFVGSNVLGSSAGMDKLSMKMIFAQAGLAQVDYVGVLRSEVWSSPCVFPKVCDDVEAKLNYPMFVKPANLGSSVGISKVRTRDELEAALDLAAKYDRRIIVEAGVIAREVECAVLGNDNPKASVVGEISFESDFYDYETKYTDGQSSMNIPADLPAEIVEKIQEGAIAAFQALDCAGIGRVDFFYVEETGEVLINEINTLPGFTSLSMYPQLWKNTGIPFDNLVDQLIQLALEDR, via the coding sequence ATGATGAAGCAACGAGTTGGGTTACTTTTCGGTGGGAAATCTGGTGAACATGAGGTTTCCATTGTCTCAGCTCAGGCGATCGCCAGTGCATTCCAAATGGGCGAAAACCCCGGCAAATATGACCTTATCCCCTTCTACATCGATAAAGGCGGCATTTGGCACAACCCAGAATTTTCCCAAGGCATTTTAGACTCCGGCAAATCTTTCGACCCAGAAACAATTGATGCAGCTGCCCGCTGGCAATTTCCCGATGCGGCCTCAACGGTTGGTGTGTGGTTCCCAATTATCCACGGCCCCAATGGTGAAGACGGCACATTGCAAGGGCTATTAACTCTGATGGAAAAGCCTTTTGTTGGCAGTAATGTTCTCGGCTCATCCGCTGGCATGGACAAACTTTCCATGAAAATGATCTTTGCTCAGGCAGGATTGGCGCAAGTGGACTACGTTGGCGTGTTGCGTTCCGAAGTCTGGTCTAGCCCCTGTGTCTTTCCGAAAGTATGTGACGACGTTGAAGCAAAACTGAACTATCCAATGTTCGTAAAACCGGCCAATCTTGGTTCTTCCGTCGGTATTAGTAAAGTGCGTACGCGCGATGAATTGGAAGCAGCATTAGATCTAGCGGCTAAATACGACCGTCGCATTATTGTCGAAGCTGGCGTAATTGCACGCGAAGTGGAATGTGCGGTGCTCGGCAACGATAACCCGAAAGCGTCTGTGGTGGGCGAAATCAGCTTTGAAAGCGATTTTTATGACTACGAAACAAAATATACCGATGGCCAATCAAGTATGAATATTCCCGCTGATCTCCCGGCAGAGATTGTCGAGAAAATCCAAGAGGGGGCGATCGCCGCATTCCAGGCACTTGATTGTGCAGGTATTGGTCGAGTTGACTTTTTCTACGTCGAAGAAACAGGCGAGGTACTCATTAATGAAATTAATACACTCCCCGGATTTACATCTCTGAGCATGTATCCACAACTCTGGAAAAATACAGGAATCCCGTTTGATAACCTCGTCGATCAACTCATTCAATTAGCTCTAGAAGATCGCTAG
- a CDS encoding ATP-binding protein, with the protein MSDENLQNELNTQIQYRLTEKLAQSERFHRNLIQSLKEIIFECDTSGNFIFLNQAWEKTLGYPVKNVIGNSILDYVEPNDKELVADIFRQTTPSTQPSLEVRFLNSEKEIVWLEMSFRENYNHQFSGSLVNITDRKNTEILQQKLNEDLENRVQERTNELTQSNQELRLTLDRLQKTQLQLIQAEKMSSLGQLVAGIAHEINNPISFVHGNLNFIKDYSQELLDGIDLFEKCYPESHSKIIEWQKEVDFEFLKEDLPKTLESVSLGTRRVQEIVLSLKSFSRTDEQGFKKVDIHKGIDDTLLILQNRLRDHPDIKIIKDYNFKQNIECYPGQLNQVFMNILANAIDALESSSQVNKAKEITIETSLIKKDKWVSICISDNGDGVPSAMRTRIFDPFFTTKPIGKGTGMGMAISYQIITEKHGGSLGCFSQEMQGTKFIIKIPVSHK; encoded by the coding sequence ATGTCCGATGAAAATCTCCAAAACGAACTAAATACCCAAATCCAATACCGTCTGACTGAGAAACTGGCACAATCGGAGAGATTTCATCGCAATTTAATCCAGAGTCTCAAAGAAATCATCTTTGAATGCGATACCTCTGGAAACTTTATCTTTTTAAACCAAGCTTGGGAAAAGACCTTAGGCTATCCAGTAAAAAATGTAATCGGCAACTCGATTCTTGATTATGTTGAACCTAACGATAAAGAACTAGTAGCAGATATATTTCGCCAAACAACTCCTTCTACACAGCCTAGCTTAGAAGTCCGTTTTTTAAATAGTGAAAAAGAAATAGTTTGGTTAGAAATGTCTTTTAGAGAGAATTACAACCATCAATTTTCAGGATCATTAGTCAACATTACAGACCGTAAGAATACAGAGATTCTACAACAAAAACTCAACGAAGACTTAGAGAATCGTGTCCAAGAAAGAACAAATGAATTAACCCAGAGTAATCAAGAGCTCAGGCTCACACTTGATAGATTACAAAAAACACAATTGCAATTAATTCAAGCAGAAAAAATGTCTAGTTTAGGGCAGCTTGTCGCAGGTATTGCCCATGAAATCAATAATCCAATTAGCTTTGTCCACGGCAACCTTAATTTCATCAAAGATTACTCTCAAGAATTATTAGATGGAATCGATCTATTTGAAAAATGTTATCCAGAGTCTCACTCAAAAATTATTGAATGGCAGAAAGAAGTTGATTTTGAGTTTCTCAAAGAAGATCTACCCAAAACATTAGAGTCAGTTAGTTTAGGTACTCGGAGAGTTCAAGAAATTGTCCTTTCTCTCAAAAGTTTTTCCCGCACAGATGAACAAGGTTTCAAAAAAGTTGATATCCACAAAGGTATTGACGATACATTATTGATTTTGCAAAATCGACTGCGAGATCACCCAGATATCAAGATCATCAAAGATTACAATTTCAAACAAAATATTGAATGTTATCCAGGACAACTCAATCAAGTATTCATGAATATTTTAGCTAATGCTATTGATGCTTTAGAAAGCTCATCTCAAGTTAATAAAGCTAAAGAAATCACGATTGAAACAAGCCTGATCAAAAAAGATAAATGGGTAAGTATTTGTATTTCAGACAATGGTGATGGAGTACCATCAGCAATGAGAACAAGAATTTTTGACCCATTTTTTACAACCAAGCCTATTGGTAAAGGCACAGGGATGGGAATGGCAATTAGTTATCAAATCATCACAGAAAAACATGGCGGAAGTTTAGGCTGCTTTTCTCAAGAGATGCAAGGGACAAAATTCATCATCAAAATTCCAGTCTCTCATAAATAA
- a CDS encoding DUF3419 family protein, which translates to MAAQVKSISSKQRRSPTTHPKKFSEIRYAQSWEDTDVMLAALDVQPFHTCLSIASGGDNTLALLSRQPKKVIAIDFSLAQIACLELRAAAYRNLSHPEMLLLVTSKTGVEPKLRLDLYYRCHADLSPAVKNFWGDRLSVIKNGLMSGGKFERYLTLFRQRVLPLIHSPKILDELFQQGDRQEREKWFEQNWNTWRWQWIFRIFFSRFVMGKLGRDPSFFKYVEGNVANSILERANFALVHHNPQKNSYLQWIATGDYQTALPYALRPENFNSIRNHLDSLEIHCLGLNSYLKKYPSQIVDRFNLSNIFEWISEEEYHLLLRKLIKSSQYNSRLMYWNLLVSRQRPEYFSKQIQPLSVLSEELYQSSQIFFYKTLVIEAINSV; encoded by the coding sequence ATGGCAGCACAGGTAAAATCTATAAGCTCGAAACAGAGGCGATCGCCGACCACACATCCTAAGAAATTTTCTGAGATTCGATATGCACAGTCTTGGGAAGATACTGATGTAATGCTTGCTGCCCTTGACGTGCAGCCTTTTCATACTTGTCTCTCAATCGCTTCGGGTGGTGATAATACCCTTGCTTTACTGAGTCGCCAACCCAAAAAAGTGATTGCGATAGATTTTAGTTTGGCACAGATTGCTTGTCTCGAATTGCGTGCTGCAGCCTATCGAAATTTAAGTCATCCCGAAATGCTCTTATTGGTTACATCCAAAACTGGAGTGGAGCCTAAATTACGGTTGGACTTATATTACCGTTGCCATGCTGACCTATCGCCTGCGGTAAAAAATTTCTGGGGCGATCGCCTATCTGTTATTAAGAATGGCTTAATGTCTGGCGGCAAATTCGAGCGATATCTGACTCTATTTCGTCAGCGTGTCTTGCCTCTGATTCATTCCCCAAAAATTCTTGATGAGTTATTCCAGCAGGGCGATCGCCAAGAGAGAGAAAAATGGTTTGAGCAAAACTGGAACACATGGCGATGGCAGTGGATTTTTCGAATCTTTTTTTCTCGATTTGTGATGGGGAAACTAGGGCGAGATCCTAGTTTTTTTAAATATGTCGAAGGAAATGTTGCTAATTCTATTTTAGAGCGGGCAAATTTTGCTCTAGTACATCATAATCCCCAGAAAAATTCTTATTTACAATGGATTGCTACTGGCGATTATCAAACTGCTCTACCTTATGCTTTACGACCTGAGAATTTCAACTCGATTCGTAATCATCTGGATAGCTTAGAAATACATTGCTTAGGACTCAATAGCTATTTAAAAAAATATCCATCTCAAATAGTTGATCGATTTAATCTAAGCAATATTTTTGAATGGATCTCCGAGGAAGAATACCATCTCTTATTAAGAAAATTGATCAAATCAAGCCAATACAATAGTCGTTTAATGTATTGGAATCTTTTAGTGTCACGCCAAAGGCCAGAATATTTTTCTAAGCAGATTCAGCCTTTATCTGTATTGTCTGAAGAACTTTACCAATCTAGCCAAATATTTTTCTATAAAACTTTAGTCATTGAAGCTATTAACTCAGTCTAA
- a CDS encoding cysteine hydrolase family protein, with the protein MASLDKTALILIGFQNDYFCKDGILNSVIEESIKATKAVDNTVALLNQVVETPLHIITTPIIFTPTYEELSEPVGILKTIKEVKAFQSGTNGAQTIPELSAFGDRIQEIPGKRGFNAFIGTSLESYLQAHKIEHVILAGAVTSICIDSTGRSAHEKNYQVTILSDCISARTVFEQEFYLENVFPLYAQTLSSKELVRSLEMTNVR; encoded by the coding sequence ATGGCAAGCCTTGATAAAACAGCCCTCATCTTAATTGGATTTCAGAACGACTATTTTTGTAAAGATGGCATCTTAAATAGTGTTATTGAGGAATCTATCAAGGCAACAAAAGCCGTTGATAACACGGTGGCACTGCTCAATCAAGTTGTTGAAACGCCTCTGCACATCATCACAACACCGATTATCTTCACACCAACTTATGAAGAGCTTTCTGAACCAGTCGGAATCCTCAAAACTATTAAAGAAGTAAAAGCATTTCAGTCAGGGACAAATGGAGCACAAACGATTCCTGAACTATCAGCCTTTGGCGATCGCATCCAAGAAATTCCAGGTAAAAGAGGCTTTAATGCCTTTATCGGTACCAGCCTTGAGAGTTATCTACAAGCCCATAAAATTGAGCATGTCATCCTAGCCGGAGCTGTCACCTCAATTTGTATCGACTCCACAGGCCGCTCAGCCCACGAAAAAAATTATCAAGTAACCATCCTGTCCGACTGTATTTCCGCTCGTACAGTCTTTGAACAAGAGTTTTATTTAGAAAATGTTTTTCCGCTCTATGCCCAAACCTTATCCTCTAAAGAGTTAGTGCGTAGCTTAGAGATGACCAATGTCCGATGA